One genomic segment of Anguilla anguilla isolate fAngAng1 chromosome 2, fAngAng1.pri, whole genome shotgun sequence includes these proteins:
- the telo2 gene encoding telomere length regulation protein TEL2 homolog, with the protein MTNKEAKVRLAVSQYIKSLSTSQDVQEVTDTLRKLVSYLDTESHEEISPSEREEFNRTQYTGILKFLLSNLKTKYHILTSAQCSELWDGMFLRGPPDQALLVLMDYIGSSSPSAGLDKVVGVLERYLQSGRLAALLWSRCQGSFSPDSPQLRETLLGRLVSLPDLTANRLHPHNRPLFLPDQYYPLLARVLSTTLERTCQALRDKQDCSLSFVAQLLGKACMQGHSEHMFKELVPRLSTHTRSDMVWQRVCWRLMEDVPERWMESVVTGLVQAVEGPWALSRIMGNIVVKNKKAQFVITHKLLLLQYKYETRAVRSLVGYLAQDRERRPLLVQVLRSLCQTWANSSAVRHTPVEQQLYLSRALLLCLGLLSESELQELRPELLQCMLGGMQCHLDSSVVRVRRAGMIVGECLSARLDAGGPRLKFQYEEDAEARELLSMMEPLPAEGAVPHDRPSPLQNNQRSETKERSSPEVVTPQTSSLPPADQDCDSELDSDDDLTPYDMSEDKEMTKATPPLYLRDCLEALLTSEDPEKVELSLRAAAGLVRKNVSTAREVSVQLTKVLLHLENKYNLPGFLSQRQAAMIALTVTDCIPVTEFLTTEFYSLNYSLRQRLDILEILALSAQELSEPITEKNRPTQGNQPVSTVMPLDPSDAPLHWQKVVERRIQSKTRRFAKGVAQPPASACPNRFAPVAGFFFFPLLRSYDRPQVTFDLLGSDHLVLGRLIHTLGLLMHLAVNAPVATQMGRSLLDFVWAVRYHADQVVRRGVLFAICSVFLSMPNPNLLSELSDHLLETRAWLADVAERDPDSDCRSLAMQCLVMLEKSLKAGLEHPTMALQP; encoded by the exons atgacGAACAAAGAAGCAAAGGTGCGTCTGGCGGTTAGCCAGTATATCAAATCTCTGTCTACCTCCCAGGATGTTCAGGAGGTGACAGACACCCTTCGCAAACTAGTTAGTTATTTGGACACTGAATCCCATGAGGAGATTTCACCCAGTGAGAGAGAAGAGTTCAACCGGACACAGTACACTGGTATCTTGAAATTTCTTCTTAGTAACCTGAAAACCAAATATCATATCCTCACTTCTGCACAATGTTCCGAGCTGTGGGATGGCATGTTCCTCAGAGGTCCACCAGACCAGGCTCTGCTGGTGCTAATGGACTATATTGGTTCCTCCAg CCCAAGTGCAGGTCTAGACAAGGTTGTGGGTGTGCTGGAGCGATACCTGCAGAGTGGCCGCCTGGCTGCTTTGCTGTGGTCTCGCTGCCAGGGATCCTTCTCCCCAGACTCCCCTCAGCTCAGAGAGACGCTCCTGGGACGCTTGGTGTCTCTGCCTGACCTCACAGCCAACCGACTGCATCCGCATAACAGACCCCTCTTTCTTCCTGACCAATACTACCCCCTGCTGGCCAGGGTGTTGAGCACTACACTGGAGAGGACCTGCCAGGCTTTGAGAG ATAAACAGGACTGCTCCCTGAGCTTTGTGGCACAACTTCTGGGGAAGGCCTGTATGCAGGGCCATAGTG AGCATATGTTTAAAGAGCTGGTGCCACGCCTCTCCACTCACACTCGCTCAGACATGGTGTGGCAGAGGGTGTGCTGGCGGCTGATGGAGGACGTTCCAGAGCGCTGGATGGAGAGCGTGGTCACAGGGCTGGTGCAGGCTGTGGAAGG ACCATGGGCTCTGTCCAGGATTATGGGGAACATTGTGGTGAAGAATAAAAAGGCTCAGTTTGTCATCACTCATAAACTCCTATTGCTGCAGTATAAGTATGAG ACCAGAGCAGTGCGCTCCCTGGTGGGATATCTGGCACAGGACAGGGAACGACGGCCGCTGCTTGTTCAG gtcCTGCGGTCGCTGTGCCAGACGTGGGCGAACAGCAGCGCGGTCAGGCACACCCCGGTGGAGCAGCAGCTGTACCTGAGCCGGGCCTTGCTGCTGTGCCTGGGGCTGCTGAGCGAGTCCGAGCTGCAGGAGCTCCGCCCAG AActgctgcagtgcatgctgggtggGATGCAGTGCCACCTCGACAGCAGTGTGGTGCGGGTGCGCCGCGCAGGCATGATTGTAGGCGAGTGTCTGAGTGCCCGTTTGGACGCTGGCGGACCCCGACTCAAATTCCAG TATGAGGAGGACGCGGAGGCGCGGGAGCTGCTGTCCATGATGGAGCCGCtcccagcagagggcgctgtgcCTCATGACAG ACCGAGCCCTCTCCAGAATAACCAAAGGTCAGAGACCAAAGAGCGGAGTTCACCTGAAGTCGTTACGCCCCAGACCTCATCATTACCACCAGCAGACCAGGACTGTGATTCAGAGCTGGACAG CGATGATGATCTCACCCCCTACGATATGTCTGAAGACAAGGAGATGACCAAAGCCACGCCACCTCTCTACCTCAGAGACTGCCTGGAGG cTCTCCTAACTTCTGAGGACCCGGAGAAGGTGGAGCTGAGCCTGCGTGCCGCAGCGGGGCTGGTGCGCAAGAACGTCTCCACGGCCAGAGAG GTGAGTGTCCAGCTGACCAAAGTGCTGCTGCACCTGGAGAACAAGTACAACCTCCCAGGGTTTCTAAGCCAGCGCCAGGCTGCCATGATCGCACTGACTGTAACGGACTGCATTCCG GTGACTGAGTTCTTGACCACAGAGTTCTACAGTCTGAATTACAGTCTGCGGCAGCGGCTTGATATATTAGAG ATCTTGGCTCTCTCAGCCCAGGAGCtgtctgagccaatcacagagaaGAATCGGCCTACCCAGGGGAATCAGCCAGTCAGCACAGTGATGCCCTTGGACCCCTCTGATGCTCCCTTGCACTGGCAGAAGGTTGTGGAGCGCCGGATTCAGAGCAAGACAAGACGCTTTGCTAAA GGAGTTGCTCAGCCCCCTGCTAGTGCCTGTCCAAACCGCTTTGCCCCCGTCGCTggattcttcttcttccctttGCTGCGCAGCTACGACAG GCCTCAGGTTACCTTTGACCTGCTGGGAAGTGACCACTTGGTACTTGGGAGACTTATCCACACACTGGGGCTCCTGATGCACCTGGCAGTCAATGCCCCG GTGGCCACTCAGATGGGCAGAAGTTTGCTGGACTTTGTGTGGGCTGTGCGCTACCATGCAGACCA gGTGGTACGACGGGGTGTCTTGTTTGCTATCTGTTCGGTGTTCCTGAGCATGCCCAATCCGAACCTACTGTCAGAGCTCAGCGATCATTTGCTGGAGACCAGAGCCTGGCTGGCAG ATGTGGCGGAGAGGGACCCAGACTCTGACTGCAGGAGCCTGGCCATGCAGTGCCTAGTGATGCTGGAGAAGAGTTTGAAAGCAGGGCTGGAACACCCAACCATGGCTCTCCAGCCATaa